The following proteins are co-located in the Malus sylvestris chromosome 13, drMalSylv7.2, whole genome shotgun sequence genome:
- the LOC126597305 gene encoding protein SIEVE ELEMENT OCCLUSION A-like: MALVPLNKGVNPTSRDGGRNRAPQLKDGRDGHRQYSTTADDNALINQIMLTDKSHDHPYEVPSLAVTQILQTIEAILSRFTKPDIHDGTLVPGALVPAAIHADSLEHEKALHASLSTLHDSFDVPNTVFNAIQCELMSKSLQREDANKTAMDILDIVQHYDWDEKVVLALGAFAIKDGEFWLLAQQYTTNPLAKAVGQLKQLHEILERAGTSLKPKFDAYNNLVRVIFKVTRTIVHLQEIHNDPHLSPEVKATAATAHIPTAVYWTIRAIIVAASQLLGITGSEPEYVTEAWELSSLAHKLENIFNHLEEILDRLHQLIQKNKEEDAFNAIARILETPHIDNSKPLKVLFYKDDQPALYDCYNKKRVDIDVLKRKVVILFITDLDVIHENEYMIVQQMYLEKQHNPTRPESQYEVVWLPITDVWTDAKYQQFEMLRNNIEWYTVFHPSVVSPIMVRYIRDPRKWNFAKKPLLVVMDPQGKIVHKNAVHMMCIWGSIAFPFTSQKERMLWEEETWRIELLADALDQNLYTWITDRKYICLYGGEDIEWIRNFTKAARNVAREAGIQLELLYVGKSKAKEKVVKNIISIIQAEKLSHTLEVNLIWFFWIRLESMWQSKGQILSEQSRTQTDHLKSDRIMQGIISMLSFGSSDRGWAVIALGSADMSKANGEHMLRSLREYNNWKIRPTEIGFTPALNEYLEGVHKQAPHHCTNLILPATGIMPETVACAECGRLMERFSMFRCCID, translated from the exons ATGGCACTGGTACCTCTCAATAAGGGTGTCAACCCAACAAGCAGAGACGGCGGCCGTAATCGCGCTCCTCAGCTTAAAGATGGGCGCGACGGACATCGTCAGTATTCGACAACAGCTGATGATAATGCATTGATCAACCAAATTATGCTGACTGATAAATCTCATGACCATCCCTACGAAGTGCCTTCTCTTGCAGTCACACAAATTCTTCAAACCATTGAGGCCATTCTTTCACGCTTCACGAAACCTGACATCCATGATGGCACTCTAGTCCCG GGAGCATTAGTACCAGCAGCTATACATGCGGATTCTTTGGAGCATGAGAAGGCCCTCCATGCTAGCCTGAGTACCCTCCACGACAGCTTCGATGTTCCAAACACCGTGTTCAATGCAATTCAATGCGAG TTAATGTCCAAATCGCTGCAAAGGGAAGATGCAAACAAGACCGCAATGGACATACTAGACATTGTGCAACACTACGATTGGGATGAAAAGGTGGTGCTTGCCTTGGGAGCATTTGCGATCAAAGATGGCGAGTTTTGGCTCCTGGCTCAGCAATACACCACCAACCCACTCGCCAAAGCAGTTGGACAGCTTAAGCAACTGCACGAGATCTTGGAACGTGCGGGGACTAGTTTGAAACCGAAGTTTGATGCATACAACAATCTGGTTAGGGTCATATTCAAAGTGACCAGGACCATTGTTCACTTACAGGAGATTCACAACGACCCCCATTTGAGCCCCGAAGTCAAAGCTACAGCTGCCACTGCTCATATCCCAACAGCTGTTTACTGGACAATTCGGGCTATTATAGTTGCTGCATCACAACTTCTGGGCATCACAGGCTCCGAGCCAGA GTACGTGACAGAGGCGTGGGAACTATCATCGCTGGCCCATAAGCTCGAAAACATATTCAATCACCTTGAAGAGATCCTCGACAGATTACATCAACTTATCC AGAAGAACAAAGAGGAGGATGCTTTCAATGCAATTGCACGCATCTTGGAAACACCACACATTGATAACTCGAAGCCTCTGAAGGTTTTGTTTTACAAGGATGATCAGCCTGCACTCTATGATTGCTACAACAAGAAGAGG GTTGACATTGATGTGCTAAAAAGGAAAGTAGTGATTTTGTTCATCACAGACCTAGACGTTATCCACGAAAACGAGTACATGATTGTCCAACAAATGTACTTGGAAAAACAACACAACCCTACAAGGCCGGAGAGCCAGTACGAGGTTGTGTGGCTTCCAATTACAGATGTGTGGACTGACGCCAAGTACCAGCAATTCGAGATGCTAAGAAATAACATAGAATGGTACACCGTGTTCCACCCTTCGGTGGTGTCTCCGATTATGGTGAGGTACATCAGGGACCCGAGGAAGTGGAATTTTGCCAAGAAGCCTCTGCTTGTTGTGATGGATCCTCAAGGCAAAATTGTGCACAAGAATGCTGTTCACATGATGTGCATTTGGGGAAGCATTGCGTTCCCTTTCACTAGCCAGAAAGAGAGAATGCTTTGGGAAGAAGAAACATGGAGGATTGAGCTTTTGGCTGATGCCCTAGATCAAAACTTATATACTTGG ATCACGGATAGGAAGTACATTTGTTTGTATGGCGGAGAAGACATCGAGTGGATCCGAAACTTCACAAAGGCAGCGAGAAATGTGGCTCGTGAAGCCGGGATTCAGTTGGAATTGCTTTATGTGGGGAAGAGCAAGGCTAAGGAGAAAGTGGTGAAGAACATCATCAGCATCATTCAAGCTGAGAAGCTAAGCCACACCCTTGAGGTGAACCTCATTTGGTTCTTCTGGATTCGTCTCGAGAGCATGTGGCAGTCCAAAGGACAAATCCTAAGCGAGCAAAGCAGAACCCAAACTGATCATTTGAAAAGCGATCGTATAATGCAGGGGATCATATCGATGCTGAGCTTTGGCTCGAGCGACCGCGGATGGGCAGTGATCGCCCTTGGCTCAGCAGACATGTCCAAGGCCAACGGGGAGCACATGTTGAGAAGCTTGAGGGAGTACAACAACTGGAAAATAAGGCCAACTGAAATAGGGTTTACACCGGCACTGAATGAATACCTAGAAGGGGTGCATAAACAGGCTCCACACCACTGCACTAATCTTATTTTGCCTGCAACCGGAATCATGCCTGAGACAGTTGCCTGCGCTGAGTGCGGCCGTCTCATGGAGAGGTTCTCCATGTTCCGCTGCTGCATCGATTGA